A part of Miscanthus floridulus cultivar M001 chromosome 6, ASM1932011v1, whole genome shotgun sequence genomic DNA contains:
- the LOC136458400 gene encoding 1-aminocyclopropane-1-carboxylate oxidase 1-like, which produces MTGPMEIPVIDLGGLNAGEEERSRTLAELHDACKDWGFFWVENHGVDAPLMDEVKRFVYGHYEEHLEAKFYASDLAKSLDTDDGRPEAEAEEPSDKVDWESTYFIQHRPKTNVANFPEITPPCRETLDAYIAQMVSLAERLGECMSLNLGLPARHVADTFAPPFVGTKFAMYPSCPRPERVWGLRAHTDAGGIILLLQDDVVGGLEFLRGGTHWVPVGPTRGGRLFVNIGDQIEVLSGGAYRSIVHRVAAGDQGRRLSVATFYNPGPDAVVAPAAREGAAAAAYPGPYKFGDYLEYYQGTKFGDKDARFQAVKKLLG; this is translated from the exons ATGACGGGTCCGATGGAGATTCCGGTGATCGATCTCGGCGGCCTCAACGCCGGCGAGGAGGAGAGGTCGCGGACCTTGGCGGAGCTCCACGACGCCTGCAAGGACTGGGGCTTCTTCTGG GTGGAGAACCACGGCGTGGACGCGCCGCTGATGGACGAGGTCAAGCGCTTCGTCTACGGCCACTACGAGGAGCACCTCGAGGCCAAGTTCTACGCTTCCGACCTCGCCAAGAGCCTCGACACCGACGATGGCCGCCCCGAAGCCGAGGCTGAGGAGCCCTCCGACAAGGTGGACTGGGAGTCCACCTACTTCATCCAGCACCGCCCCAAGACCAACGTCGCCAACTTCCCGGAGATCACGCCGCCGTGCAGGGAGACGCTGGACGCGTACATCGCCCAGATGGTGTCTCTCGCCGAGCGCCTGGGCGAGTGCATGAGCCTGAACCTGGGCCTCCCGGCCCGCCACGTCGCTGACACCTTCGCGCCGCCGTTCGTGGGCACCAAGTTCGCCATGTACCCGTCGTGCCCGCGCCCGGAGCGGGTGTGGGGCCTGCGCGCGCACACCGACGCCGGCGGCATCATCCTGCTCCTCCAGGACGACGTCGTGGGCGGGCTCGAGTTCCTCAGGGGCGGCACCCACTGGGTCCCCGTGGGACCCACCAGGGGCGGAAGGCTCTTCGTCAACATCGGGGACCAGATCGAGGTGCTCAGCGGCGGCGCCTACCGGAGCATCGTGCACCGCGTCGCGGCCGGGGACCAGGGCCGCCGCCTGTCCGTCGCCACGTTCTACAACCCCGGCCCCGACGCCGTGGTGGCGCCGGCGGCCAGGgagggcgccgcggcggcggcgtacCCCGGCCCCTACAAGTTCGGGGACTACCTCGAGTACTACCAGGGCACCAAGTTCGGCGACAAGGACGCCAGGTTCCAGGCCGTCAAGAAGCTGCTCGGTTAA